The Alphaproteobacteria bacterium DNA segment AAGCCAGAAAATATGAAGCGATATTTTGAAATGAAGGGTGATCTGGACGATATAGGTTCATGGCCGAGTTGCCTGGTCGAAGCTGTTATCAAAAAAAACATATGCGGTCCTATCAAGCCGGCCCCAATGCCTGTCATAGGCACTAACGGCATCGAGTTTGGAAAATTTGATGTTCCTTTGATGATCGCGCTGGGAGTGGAAAGAATAGCCGTGGTCGTCCCGTTTGGATGTAAAAAAGATGTCGGAGAGAAGCTGGGGGACAGCATCACATGGGTCAATGCAAATACTTCCAGCGCAAATCTTTTTGCCGATGAGGTGCGTGAGCTGCGAAGCGGGACATCGCCAAAGGAGGCCACCCATCTGAAACGACTCTCGGCCGCTGGAATGGCGCAGGAACCAACGGATGGCGAAGTCTATCGCATGTGGTTGGTGCAGACTCATGGCTTGCGCTGGCAAGACAAGAGTAATGATGTGGTGGCCAGGACTTGCCTGTTTTTTGGTGTCGCGGTGCCTTCTAAAGGTCATGAAGATGAAGGTGATCTCTATGGCGTTCGTCAGCAAGCGTGGGAAAATTGGTCCCAAGAAAACGCCGCGTTCTTGTCCTGGGCTCAGAGCAACTTACTGCCTGCTGGTCAGCCACGTTTCAACAGGAACCCCGCACCTTCGCGCGGCGTTTTGCCCGATTGGCCCGTTGCATCGCGGCCTGCCCTTGTAACGGAAACTCCGCCTGTGCCCGAGAACAAGCTGGGCTAATCACACGATCATGAAAGAGTGCGGCGCCGTGTGGATATCTACATGGTGCCGCCTCTATCTCTTGAAACCTGGTCCCTTGCTCATTTGCGTATCTACTTTGCTTTTTCTATGTCTATGATATAACAGGCTTTAACCCCCCCTATAAAGTCAAATAGCCATTTGGTAATGTTTTAGATCAAAGCCATATCCCGGCGACCATCTCCCCCGCTGGAATCCACGAAGAGCCACATTTTAAGAGATTGTTAAGATGTGAAAGATAGAGCTATGGTCAATTGACCTACTTCCTCTCGCAATAAGGAATGGACGCCATGCTGAAAAAGACGATCATCGGTTTTATGCTGGCCCTGTTCGCGGGGACAGTATCCGTACTTCCTGACGTTAGCCAAGCAGCGACATGTTCAAATCCAGAAACACCCGTGTTTGGATGTCCATGCCCTACAGTCGGCATGACAAAGATGAACGACGCTAGTACGGCAATACTTGCGTGCCTGAATGCTGGTGCCGCCGGTAATATCTGGCAGAACATGGGGCAAACAACCGTGGAAAACGGCGGTGGGAATTCCTACGTTGCGGAAGGCACGAACAAATGCCATCCGGACTATAAAGTTGCTTATACCGGATATATGGTGAAATCGGGATATACAATGGGGGGATCTAACGGGCCAGGATACACACGGGTTTTATCCGTGTCACAGTCTAGGTGTATATCCACAGAACAAAGCGTCAATGAAAGAGAAAAACCAATCGTTGATTTTCATAAATCCTGCACAGGAAATACATTACTTAAGCTAGGAGAAGGCTGTGGTGGGCATATATTCAGCGGGATACGTTGTGCGCTTTGTGTAAAGTAAGTTGGCAATACCGTTGATCACACGGGGTAACACCGGGGCGCGGCTCTCAAGGGGGCCGCGCTTTCACATTTTAAGAGATTGTTAAGACATGAAAGATAGAGCTATGATGAATTGACCTACTTCCTCTCGCGATAAGGAATGGACGCCATGCTGAAAAAGGCGATCATCGGTTTTATGCTGGCCCTGTTCGCAGGACCTCTCTCCGCTCATGCGGAAATGCCCGGACAGGCTTGCACCACCGCGCAAATCGGCACAACGAAAATGGCCGATGATAAGCAAAGCATCATTGCTTGCCTCGTAACGGGTAACGTCGCGCCAGAAAACGTCCAGGAATGGAAGTCTATGACGACTCCGAAAATTCCTGTTTGCGCTATAGTCATACCAGATAATTTCCATAACATTTTATGAGGGATTGGTGTATGTCTGAGACATGACCTACAGCGTTGATTTTCGGAAGAAGGTCGTGGCGTATGTACGAGGCGGCGGCGGCCAGCGTGAAGCGGCACGTCGTTTCGACATCAGCCTGTGGTGTGTTCGAGACTGGCTGGTGCGGTCCGATCTTGCACCCCGGCAGAAAGGTGTGCCGCGACGAAGAAAACTGGATAAAGAGGCCTTGCGCGCGCATGTGAGGGACTTTCCCGATGCGCTCATACGCGAACGGGCGGCGCATTTTGGCGTGTACGGCAATTCGGTGTGGATGGCTCTAAAAGCCATGAAGATCACGCATAAAAAAAGACACTGAAATACAAGGAGCGCGATCCGGAAAAGCGGATTGCCTATCTTCGCACCTTGCGCGAGATCATCGCCATGCGGGGCTCGCAGAACATCGTCTATGTCGATGAATCCGGCTTCGCTCCCGAAACCTGTCGTCGTTATGGCTGGACCAGGCAAGGACAGAAGGTTTATGGCGATCACTCGGGCCATCGCCGTCCGCGTACAAGTTTGATCGCGGCGCATCGCGGCAAAGATTTTCTTGCGCCGATGCTGTTTGAAGGAACAGCCGACGCCCAGCTTGTCAATCACTGGACGCGCGACATGCTCTGCAAAGAGTTGAACCCCAACTCAACCATCATCTGGGACAATGCGGCCTTCCACAAAAAGAAAGACCTGGCCGCCATCGCCACCCAATATGGCCATCACATCCTTTTCCTGCCGCCCTACAGTCCAGACTTCAATCCCATCGAGCGTGACTTCGCCAATATCAAAAAACGCCGACAATATGCTCTGCCTCTCACACCTCTCGATCAGATCGTCAAATGTTATGGAAATTATGTGGCTTGACTATAACAACCAGCTCCTGATGGGAGATGCGAGCGGGAAATTTAAATGTATGAAAATGAGTTGCAGAGTTGCCAGCAGCCAAGCCGCAGCCTCGACAATCAACTTCGTCTCAACTGCGATGTGCACGAACGACGAATTTCTACTGAATGGCGGCGGGCACACGCATCCCAATATGGGTGGGGGATGCCCGTATCACAGAATAGGGTATCTGCATACGTCAAGGCCCACACAGGATATGCGCGGGTGGAATGTAGACGGGTTTGGCATGTTGGAATGGCCGTCTATGGCTTTCACCTCCGTGCCGGGCGCAACGCCAGCGACGACCGAAGCTTGCACAATAGCCTATGCCACATGCTGCAGCTGGGTGCCTGTCAGTAACTAAACACGGCACAGGCTTTTAGGGAATGAGGCTGCTCATGAGGAATGCCATGATTGCTCTTGCGACGCTGCTGGTCGGTGTCAGTCTCGGTCTGCCGCAGCATGGGCCACACCGGGAGCGGCGTGTACCCAAGAGGGCGCGAACGCGAACAGCGATGGCTTTCTCACCTGTACCGGTGGGGTCTGGGTGTCGAATGCCGTCCTGATGGGTACGACATCCGCCACATGCGATTCTACGAAGGCCGGATATATCCGCTATACCGGCGGCCAATTTGAGGGCTGTAATGGAACGGGCTGGATTCAGTTGGCGAGTAGTTCAAAGCTGATGGTCTACTCTTCTGACGGAACAACGGTTGTAGGCAATTATCTTGGGACATTAAATGCAGCGGATATAAGTAGCGATACGTGCATATATACGCTTTATGCCAATGAGACCACTGGCGTGGTTAAGAAGTTGGACAGTTTCGAATGTAATATAAATGGAGCTAATGCTAATGTTTGGTTCTCTGGGGCAAATTGCACTGGAACGACGTACATCACAACTGGATCCTATTGGGGGTATTGCTGCACAGGAAGCGGTTACTGCACAACAAGCAAGTGTATGCCAGCAGCAGGAACCCCTTCCTCACATGCATATAACTCCTATAGACAGTCCGGCGGCACTTGCTCAAACGGCAGCAGCACGGCGAACAATAGCTTACCCACAAAACCTAATACTTGTGGCGACGGCCCTTGCCTCGTGAAATAAGATCCCTTACCGATTTCATGCAGGCCACGCTTTTGTGTTCGTCCGGTCTGTCATCACGTTCGGCGATGGCATGGCGGCGATGGGCAGACACAGGCGGATGCATGTGCCGTGCGAGTCTGGGCCAGATAATGCGGCGATGGTGCCGCCTTGGGACTCGATAAGGGCGCGGCAGATGGCCAGTCCCAATCCGGTGCCTTGTTGTCCATCTTCGGGTCGGGCCAGGCGTGTGAACATGGCAAAGATACGCTCGCGTTCGTTCTCGGGGATGCCGGGGCCTTCGTCCAATATATCCAGGCGAAGATGACCGGGGCCGTCCTCGGATGCGCGCAAGATGATGGGCGTGTCAGGCGGGGCGTAGAGGCAGGCATTCTCGATGATATGCTCTAGTGCCTTGACGGTTAAATCCGCATCTACCGCCAGAACGGGCAGATGCGCCGGAATATCCAAACGGATGGCGCGACCTTGGGTCATGTCGGATTGCTTCGACAGGGCGCTTGTAACCAGCGTGGCTAGGTCGTGGCGTCCGGCTTGGGGCGTCACCTGACCCGCCACCAGGGCCGCCATATCCTGGAAGTTTTGCGTGAAATGCGCGATGCGTTGCGCCTGGGCACATACGCCGTCCAGCAAGGTGCGGCGTGCCTCGTCGGCCAGAGTCGGCCACATGTCGCGCAATTGACCGGCCATGTCACGCAAGAATAGACAAGGGCGCATCAGGTCCTGGCCGATCGAGGCCAGCCAGGCGGCGTGCAGATGTTCGTTTTCGGCTTTGATATGCGCCCTGGCCGCCGCTTCGCTCAATGCCAGCCGCTCTAGCGCGCCGCCCGTTTGTTGCGCGATGGTGTCCAAGAGCTCCATACGGTGCGCGCGATCGATGTCATCGGTGGTGTCCAAGCCGTCGAATCGCGCGCCCAGAACACCAAAGATCACTTCGCCCGAACTGAGCGGCAGAAACAGCCAGGGCGCGCCGGGCAGGGTGTCGGAATCATGTCCCGCCGGTTGCCCATGTTGCCATGACCATTGCGCGGCGGCGGTCGATGCGGTGTCCAGCGCGCCCATCGCGGGCATGCTGGCGGTGCGTTGCAACATGCCATGCTGATGCAACAGGGCCACGCTGGGCGTTTGCAACAGCACATGGGCGTGATGCACGGCCATCCAGGCCACCGCCTGCGAATCCACCGCCATAGCCATGGAACGGCTGCAATCGCTTATCAATCCCGACTGACGCAAATGGCGACGGCGCTGGCTTGCCTGAGCGTGGAGATGCCGCGACATACGTCCGGCCAAGGCGCCGCCGAGCAGTAAGATCAACAAAGGCAGGACTTCGCCGCTTTGCAAGAGGCCGCTTTGATCGGCACCGCGCAAAAACGCCGCGTCCAGCAAGGCATAAGCCAACAGGGCCG contains these protein-coding regions:
- a CDS encoding sensor histidine kinase KdpD, yielding MSQGVDPDALLQEVTRAQRGKLKIFMGFAPGVGKTYAMLRAAQALRGEGVDVAVGIVETHGRPETETLLRGLEILPRRVLYHQRVAVREMDLDGLLARRPHVALVDELAHSNAPGSRHPKRWQDIEELRDAGIDVWTTLNVQHLESQSDVVSRITGAPVQETIPDHVVQQADAIELIDLPPETLLKRLAEGKVYAPERAQRALAGFFAPGNLTALRELALRAAADRVDDQMLDWRQTHQVDGIWPTRERMMVALDDTPDAQNLVRAAKRSADRQQAPWLAVHVERPGGSQTQGRRHLAAALRLAEQLGGRTLILPGENIAQTLLEAASEHNVSRIILGRGRRIGWHISPSLADRLVAQGEGFDVLVAGTATKRGDRPRADLTNLGARVLAACLTVAGAAGLAWLAGQAAPRTDAINAMPPVFLMLAVIGGGLRWGTTPAIVAALLAYALLDAAFLRGADQSGLLQSGEVLPLLILLLGGALAGRMSRHLHAQASQRRRHLRQSGLISDCSRSMAMAVDSQAVAWMAVHHAHVLLQTPSVALLHQHGMLQRTASMPAMGALDTASTAAAQWSWQHGQPAGHDSDTLPGAPWLFLPLSSGEVIFGVLGARFDGLDTTDDIDRAHRMELLDTIAQQTGGALERLALSEAAARAHIKAENEHLHAAWLASIGQDLMRPCLFLRDMAGQLRDMWPTLADEARRTLLDGVCAQAQRIAHFTQNFQDMAALVAGQVTPQAGRHDLATLVTSALSKQSDMTQGRAIRLDIPAHLPVLAVDADLTVKALEHIIENACLYAPPDTPIILRASEDGPGHLRLDILDEGPGIPENERERIFAMFTRLARPEDGQQGTGLGLAICRALIESQGGTIAALSGPDSHGTCIRLCLPIAAMPSPNVMTDRTNTKAWPA
- a CDS encoding transposase produces the protein MTYSVDFRKKVVAYVRGGGGQREAARRFDISLWCVRDWLVRSDLAPRQKGVPRRRKLDKEALRAHVRDFPDALIRERAAHFGVYGNSVWMALKAMKITHKKRH
- a CDS encoding IS630 family transposase, giving the protein MKYKERDPEKRIAYLRTLREIIAMRGSQNIVYVDESGFAPETCRRYGWTRQGQKVYGDHSGHRRPRTSLIAAHRGKDFLAPMLFEGTADAQLVNHWTRDMLCKELNPNSTIIWDNAAFHKKKDLAAIATQYGHHILFLPPYSPDFNPIERDFANIKKRRQYALPLTPLDQIVKCYGNYVA